One window from the genome of Mycolicibacterium gadium encodes:
- a CDS encoding TetR/AcrR family transcriptional regulator yields the protein MTQAQFVQATDTRDAILSAAFLCFRTQGLRKTTIVDIAKAAEVSRSTFYEYFRDKETIVEACAEAASQRFYRNMATAIDRHGGSTLQGRLVQAAVFVSQARRVVEPEVYFDEEEVNLMMTKNAATLLQECTEFLAPYVSAARLTGEVRRDLDVPSAAEWFARMLFSLFTTPSPTIDMRDDDAVANFVRPYVVGGFVEDRSRRR from the coding sequence ATGACGCAGGCCCAGTTCGTTCAGGCGACCGATACCCGGGACGCCATCCTCTCGGCTGCGTTCCTCTGCTTCCGCACTCAGGGCCTTCGCAAGACGACCATCGTCGACATCGCGAAGGCAGCCGAGGTCTCCCGCAGCACCTTCTACGAGTACTTCCGGGATAAAGAGACGATCGTCGAGGCGTGTGCGGAGGCCGCGTCCCAGCGGTTCTACCGCAATATGGCCACGGCCATCGACAGGCACGGCGGCAGCACACTGCAGGGGCGACTGGTCCAGGCAGCCGTATTCGTCTCCCAAGCACGCAGAGTCGTCGAACCCGAGGTGTACTTCGACGAAGAAGAAGTCAACCTGATGATGACGAAGAACGCGGCCACTCTGCTGCAGGAGTGCACCGAGTTCCTCGCTCCATATGTGTCTGCGGCCAGATTGACCGGTGAGGTGCGTCGCGACCTCGATGTCCCATCAGCGGCCGAATGGTTCGCGCGGATGCTCTTCTCACTGTTCACCACGCCATCCCCAACTATCGATATGCGCGATGACGACGCGGTGGCGAATTTCGTACGACCTTATGTCGTCGGCGGATTTGTCGAGGACCGGTCCCGGAGGCGCTGA